In a genomic window of Penaeus vannamei isolate JL-2024 chromosome 10, ASM4276789v1, whole genome shotgun sequence:
- the LOC113804052 gene encoding uncharacterized protein, translating into MKGTTMKNALPLLVAAVGLLHVALADYPKATKAPTQSAYVPAVKYAGPIVYSDEKPPIIHFPPPPKPTAGGYSKGGGGSKAHAVKYVPLPHHELPVLIYQSDSSPPVHVVHTPAPATKGPAYAPPPKAPAPKPTYGPPPKAPAPTYGPPKAKAPRPSYGPPPKAPRPSYGPPPKAPRPTYGPPPKAPRPSYGPPPKAPRPTYGPPPKAPRPTYGAPPKAPTTYGPPPKAPSPQYGAPANTGPIYINAPPAPAPVLVPAPEPQYAAPAAPKPSYGAPPKAPPKAPAPTYGAPPKAPAPTYGAPPKAPAPTYGAPPKAPTPTYGAPPKAPPKAPAPTYGAPPKAPAPTYGAPPKAPPKAPLPSYGAPPKATKAPSYAPPPPTYGPPKPAPTKGTPAPHIIYAGHPPIHVYQQPPVYQVTKAPKAQYAAPAAPKPSYGPPPKAPAPTYGPPKAPPKAPAPRPSYGPPPKAPAPSYGPPPKAPAPSYGPPPKAPAPSYGAPPKAPAPSYGPPPKAPTPSYGPPPKAPAPSYGAPPKAPTPSYGPPPKAPAPSYGAPPKAPTPSYGPPPKAPRPSYGPPPKAPRPSYGPPPKAPKAPRPTYGPPPKAPKAPRPTYGAPPKAPKPTYGAPPKAPTPTYAPPKPAAKPEPVYVPAPKAYHKPPIIIYQGVRPPVHVYQQPSKGSTSGGHSAPSGGYGAPQAPPSAYGAPKGEDIIAQKGSDSYSAGSIPVPAVKAAPAAASTSSYAAKSITVDEVESDWEPSVGYSAYTDASLSVEASQPQKAVEKNVSAEVSETKVSTSVSVSASA; encoded by the exons gCTCTACCCTTACTGGTAGCGGCAGTGGGCCTGCTGCATGTGGCCCTTGCTGACTACCCAAAAGCCACCAAGGCCCCCACTCAGTCTGCCTATGTCCCCGCAGTCAAGTATGCAGGTCCCATTGTCTACTCTGATGAAAAGCCACCGATCAttcacttccctccacctcctaagCCTACG GCCGGCGGCTACTCCAAAGGCGGCGGCGGCAGCAAGGCCCATGCGGTGAAATACGTTCCTCTGCCCCACCACGAACTTCCTGTGCTCATTTACCAGTCGGACAGTTCTCCTCCAGTGCACGTTGTCCACACACCTGCGCCTGCTACGAAGGGACCTGCATACGCACCGCCCCCTAAGGCACCTGCACCCAAACCTACTTACGGCCCACCGCCAAAGGCTCCCGCCCCTACATACGGCCCACCTAAGGCCAAGGCCCCTAGACCATCTTACGGCCCTCCACCCAAGGCTCCCAGGCCCAGCTATGGCCCTCCACCAAAGGCACCCAGACCCACATATGGCCCTCCACCAAAGGCACCCAGACCCTCTTATGGCCCTCCACCAAAGGCACCCAGACCTACATATGGCCCTCCACCAAAGGCTCCTAGGCCCACTTACGGTGCCCCACCCAAGGCCCCCACAACATACGGCCCCCCACCCAAGGCACCAAGCCCTCAGTATGGCGCTCCCGCTAACACTGGCCCCATCTACATAAACGCCCCACCTGCTCCTGCCCCCGTCCTGGTGCCTGCTCCTGAGCCCCAGTACGCTGCCCCTGCCGCTCCGAAGCCCTCGTACGGTGCTCCTCCCAAGGCTCCTCCTAAGGCCCCCGCCCCTACCTATGGTGCCCCGCCCAAGGCCCCTGCCCCTACATATGGTGCTCCTCCTAAGGCCCCCGCCCCTACCTATGGTGCCCCTCCTAAGGCCCCTACTCCTACATATGGTGCTCCTCCCAAGGCTCCTCCTAAGGCCCCTGCCCCTACATATGGTGCTCCTCCTAAGGCTCCTGCCCCTACTTACGGTGCCCCGCCCAAAGCTCCACCCAaggcccctcttccttcctatggCGCCCCTCCCAAGGCAACCAAAGCTCCATCATACGCTCCTCCCCCACCAACATACGGCCCACCCAAGCCCGCCCCTACCAAGGGAACCCCCGCCCCTCACATCATCTACGCTGGCCATCCTCCCATCCACGTGTACCAGCAGCCTCCCGTCTACCAGGTCACGAAGGCTCCCAAGGCTCAGTACGCTGCTCCCGCCGCCCCCAAGCCCAGCTATGGACCTCCTCCCAAGGCCCCTGCTCCCACATACGGACCCCCAAAAGCACCTCCTAAGGCCCCTGCACCCAGACCAAGCTACGGCCCACCTCCCAAGGCTCCTGCACCTTCTTATGGCCCACCTCCTAAGGCTCCTGCACCTTCTTATGGCCCACCTCCTAAGGCTCCTGCACCTTCTTATGGCGCCCCTCCTAAGGCTCCTGCACCTTCTTATGGCCCACCTCCTAAGGCTCCTACACCTTCCTACGGACCCCCTCCTAAGGCTCCTGCACCATCGTATGGCGCCCCACCTAAGGCTCCTACACCTTCCTACGGACCCCCTCCTAAGGCTCCTGCACCTTCTTATGGCGCCCCACCAAAGGCTCCTACACCTTCCTACGGACCCCCTCCTAAGGCTCCAAGACCAAGCTATGGCCCCCCTCCTAAGGCTCCAAGACCATCTTATGGCCCCCCTCCCAAGGCTCCTAAGGCTCCAAGACCAACCTATGGCCCCCCTCCCAAGGCCCCTAAGGCCCCAAGACCAACCTATGGCGCCCCACCAAAAGCCCCCAAACCAACCTATGGCGCTCCACCAAAGGCTCCTACCCCAACTTACGCCCCCCCTAAGCCCGCTGCCAAGCCCGAGCCTGTGTACGTCCCAGCACCAAAGGCATACCATAAGCCCCCAATCATCATCTACCAGGGTGTGAGGCCTCCCGTGCACGTCTACCAGCAGCCTAGCAAGGGATCAACTTCCGGAGGACACTCAGCACCATCGGGTGGATACGGCGCTCCTCAAGCGCCTCCCTCAGCCTATGGCGCTCCAAAGGGAGAAGATATCATCGCACAAAAGGGATCAGATTCCTACTCTGCTGGCAGCATCCCCGTCCCCGCAGTTAAGGCCGCCCCTGCCGCAGCATCAACCTCCAGTTATGCTGCCAAAAGCATTACCGTTGATGAAGTAGAGAGTGACTGGGAACCTTCTGTTGGATACTCCGCCTATACAGACGCGTCACTTTCCGTAGAAGCCAGTCAGCCACAGAAAGCCGTGGAGAAAAATGTATCTGCTGAAGTGAGCGAGACCAAGGTGTCCACCTCCGTATCCGTGTCAGCATCTGCGTGA